A single Nicotiana tabacum cultivar K326 chromosome 5, ASM71507v2, whole genome shotgun sequence DNA region contains:
- the LOC107769544 gene encoding ornithine decarboxylase 1B, chloroplastic-like has translation MAGQIIIVSGLNPVAILQSTIGGGASPTAAAAAENVTRKVIPLSRDALQDFMLSIITQKLQDEKQPFYVLDLGEAVSLMDQWKSALPNIRPFYAIKCNPERSFLSILSVMGSNFDCASRAEIEYVLSLGISPDRIVFLNPCKLESDIIFAAKVGVNLTTYDSEDEVYKI, from the coding sequence ATGGCCGGCCAAATAATCATCGTTTCCGGGTTGAACCCGGTGGCCATTCTTCAGTCCACAATTGGCGGCGGAGCTTCTCCTACAGCGGCGGCGGCGGCGGAAAACGTCACCAGAAAAGTCATCCCTCTTTCAAGAGATGCCTTACAAGATTTCATGTTATCAATCATAACCCAAAAATTACAAGATGAGAAACAACCTTTTTACGTGTTAGATTTGGGTGAGGCTGTTTCTCTTATGGACCAATGGAAATCTGCTCTCCCAAATATCCGTCCATTTTACGCTATTAAATGTAACCCTGAACGGTCGTTCCTTTCAATTTTATCTGTTATGGGCTCAAATTTTGATTGTGCTAGCCGAGCTGAAATTGAGTATGTTTTATCTCTTGGCATTTCACCTGACCGTATTGTTTTCTTAAATCCATGCAAACTGGAATCCGATATTATTTTTGCAGCAAAAGTTGGGGTGAATCTTACAACATATGATTCAGAAGACGAGGTTTACAAGATCtga